In Streptomyces sp. TLI_146, the genomic stretch CGCTCGCTGGCGGACGCGGACACGGCGGCCGCCAGCGGCTTCCTCGCGGGCTCCAAGGAGCCCCACGCCGTCCGGCTGCGCTACGAGTCGGACATCGCCACCGCCTCCCGCCTGCTGGTGAAGGCCGCGGCCAACACGACGGGCGCCTCCGACTCCGGCCGCTCGATAGCCGCGCTCAACGAGCAACTGCCCCTCTACAACGGCCTGATCGAGCAGGCCCGCGCCAACAACCGCCAGGGCTTCCCGGTCGGCGGCGCCTATCTGCGGTACGCGAACGAGCGCATGACCCAGCAGCTGCTGCCCGCCGCCCAGAAGCTCTACGAGGCGGAGACCGGCCGGCTCTACGACGACTACGACCAGGCGGAGACCTGGCCGTACGCGGCGCTGGCGGTCGGCGCCGTGGCGCTCGGCGCGCTCTTCTGGGCCCAGCGGCGCACCTATCTGCGCACCAACCGGGTCCTCAACCACGGCCTGCTCGCCGCCAGCGCCGCCTCGGTGGTCGTGCTGCTGTGGCTGGTCGCGGGGCACGCGGTGGCCGCCGCCGACCTGTCGACCTCGCGGTCCAGCGGGCAGGAGTCGCTGAAGGTGCTCAACGACGCCCGCATCGACTCGCTGAAGGCCCGCGCCAACGAGAACCTGACGCTGGTGGCGCGCGGCGCGGTCCTGGACGGGAACGGCCACGACGCGTACGACACGCAGTACGGCACGGAGATGAAGGACCTGGTGGCCAAGCTCGGCTCGGCCGGGGAGCTCGCCGACGACAGCTCGGGGCGCACCCCCGTCAAGGACGCGCAGGACAGCGTCACCGAGTGGCAGAAGCAGCACGCGAGCGCCCGGAGCACGGACGACGCCGGTGACTACGAAGGCGCCCTGAACCAGGTCATCGGCGCCTCCGGCTCCACCGGCCAGTCCTTCGACCGGGTCGACGCGGCCCTGGAGAAGGCGATCGGCCACGAGCAGCGGGAGTTCACCCGGGCCGCCTCCGACGGCAAGGGCGCGCTGACCGGGCTCCCGCTGGGCGCCGCGGTGCTCGCGGTGCTGGGCGCGGCGGCCGCGGGCGTCGGCATCAGCCGCAGGCTCGCGGAGTACAGGTGAGCACCGTGGGATTCAGGGGAACACCGGCCCGAGGGGCACAGCGGTCCCGGGAGGAGGCGCGATGAACGGGAAGGGCAGGCTCCGCGGCTGGGGCGGCGTCGGCGGGATGGCGCTCGCGCTGGCCGCCGCCGCATCGCTGCTCGTTCCGCTGTCCCGGCACGGAGCGGGCGAGGACGCCGCGCAGGTCGGCGGGACCGGAGTCGGGCAGGGCGTCCAGGCGAAGGCCGACACCTGCAAGGACCCGGATGCCAGCCTGCCGCCCTCGGCCGACGGCGGCCCGACGATCGACCGGATCAAGCAGCGCGGCAAGCTCATCGTGGGCGTCGACCAGAACAGCTACCGCTGGGGGTACCGCAACCCGGCGACCGGGCAGCTCGAAGGGTTCGACATCGAGCTGGTGCGGGCCATCGCCAAGAACATCCTGGGCGACCCGGACGCGGTCATCTACCGTGCCATCCCCACCAGCCAGCGCATCCCGGCGATCCAGAAGAAGCAGGTCGACGTCGTCGTGCGGACGATGACCATCAACTGCAAGCGGATCGGCCAGGTCGCCTTCTCCTCCGCGTACTTCAAGGCCGGGCAGCAGGTGCTCGCGCCCAAGGAGTCCTCGATCACGGGGTACAACGACACGCTCAAGGGCAAGAAGGTCTGCGTGGCGGCCGGTTCGACGGCGTACGACAAGCTGGAGGAGAAGTCGTTCGGAGCGGTCTACAAGAGCCCGACCCTGCCCGTGGCCAATCAGCTGGACTGCCTGGTGCGCCTTCAGCTCGGCGAGGTCGACGCGGTGGTCACCGACAACGCGCTCGCCGCGGGCCAGGCCGCGCAGGACCCCGCGGTCAAGCTCCAGGGCGACCCCTTCACCGAGGAGTACTACGGGGTGGCCACCAACCTGGAGAGCACCGACCTGGTCCGGCGGATCAACCAGGTCCTGGAGGACTACCGCAGCGGCGGCGCGAACAGCCCGTGGATGAAGGCCTACCGCGACTGGCTCGCCGCCGACCTGCCCGGGATATCCGGCCCGCCCGCCCCCAAGTACCGTTGACCGCACCCGGTTTGACCCCGGATCGCAGACCGCAGAGCAACGCA encodes the following:
- a CDS encoding glutamate ABC transporter substrate-binding protein, coding for MNGKGRLRGWGGVGGMALALAAAASLLVPLSRHGAGEDAAQVGGTGVGQGVQAKADTCKDPDASLPPSADGGPTIDRIKQRGKLIVGVDQNSYRWGYRNPATGQLEGFDIELVRAIAKNILGDPDAVIYRAIPTSQRIPAIQKKQVDVVVRTMTINCKRIGQVAFSSAYFKAGQQVLAPKESSITGYNDTLKGKKVCVAAGSTAYDKLEEKSFGAVYKSPTLPVANQLDCLVRLQLGEVDAVVTDNALAAGQAAQDPAVKLQGDPFTEEYYGVATNLESTDLVRRINQVLEDYRSGGANSPWMKAYRDWLAADLPGISGPPAPKYR